TAATTTTTAATATGAGAAGGGAGTTTACTAGTTACAAAAACCTGATCACGTGGAATATCAAATTCACGAATCGCTTTCCCAACATTTTCTTCATTCTGGTAAGCATAAGCTGTATCAATGTGAGTATAGCCATTTTTCAAAGCCATTGTGACGCTATCGTGAGCTTCTTTGTTTGGAATTTGCCACGTACCAAATCCGATTTCTGGTATTTCGACACCGTTTCTCATTACAAATGCGTGATCTTTTCTCATTCTTTCAGCCTCCTAGTTTTTACGTTCTCTATAAGTAGTTTAGTCCTTATGAAAAGAATTGTAAACGGATACGCAAGCGGAGAGTTGTAGAAAGATTAGTGATTAGCTAGCCATTCTAAAATCGCGGCAAAGCGTTTCATACGTAAATTAGGTAATCCGTTTCGAGATAAACCATGGCTAGATTGAGGGAAGGTAATCAATTTTGATTCTACCCCATGTTTTTTCATTGCCACATAAAATTGTTCCGCTTGTTCCATCGGGCAACGCAAGTCTTGGTCGCTATGCATCATCAAAATAGGTGTTTCCACATCTTTAGCATAGGCGAGGGGAGACATTTTCCATAATCCTTCCATATCAGATAAGTCTCGTTGAAGTTGGAATTCAACAAAGAAAGCTCCGACATCACTCGTTCCATAAAAACTAATCCAATTGGAAATAGAACGTTGAGAAATAGCGGCACGGAAACGATTGGTATGGCCAACAATCCAATTGGTCATGAATCCACCATAGCTTCCGCCCATCACATAAAGCTGATTTTGATCGATTTCTGGATGGTCATTTAACACATAGGTAGTAGCTAACATCAAATCTTCGTAATCTTTATTTCCATAATCACCTAAAATAGCCGAAACAAAATCTTGACCATAACTATTTCCACCACGAGGGTTTAAGAGAATGACACCATAGCCCTCTGCTGCTAGTGCTTGCATTTCATGGAAGAAAGACTCGCCATAACAAACTTGTGGACCACCATGTATGTATAGAATAGCAGGATGATTTTCTTTTTTCTCTACAGGAGGGACGTACCAACCTTGAATATCCCATTGATCGGCTCCCTTACACCAAAACATTTCTGGCTTTACAGTAGTGTGATTTTTGAAAAAGGATTTATTTGGAATATATACTGTTTCAATTTCTTCTGTTTTTAGATTCAAAATACCTAATTCACTCGAGATTGTAGGAGAAGAGTAGGTTACAACTAATTCTTCAGATTCTTTAAGCAAGAATCCATCGGTTATGTGCATCCGTTCATTAAATAGTACAGTCGTTTTTCCTTCCAGGTTTCCTTTGTATAAATGAATTTTCCCTTCTACTGTAGCTGGAAAAAGAAACTCTTTTTCATTTAACCAAGATATATCTACTCCAGAGACACCTTGTTGGAAGTCCGCAACAATCGTATCACTTACTTCGACATCTAAATCTTCTGTTAAACAAGTAAGGGTATGTGTGTGCATATCATATCCATATACTTTATTAAGCGTAACAAAGGCGTATTTAAAATCGTTTCCTACTAATAGAAGATAGTTTTCATTTTCAGACATAGAAGCATAACTAAAACTTCCTTTTGGAACAGAGTCAGTTAAAGAATGCTTTTCTTTGGATGCCAAGTCATAATAAAAAACAGTTCCTCCGTAATTCCATTCGTCATCCGCATCCAACTCATCTTGAATTAATAGATAACTTTCATCTTTGGCAACATAATTTAAATGTAAAGAACGATCTTCTTCCAAAACTAAATTCACTTCTTTAGAAGCAATGTTTACTTTCTTAATTTGATGCAAGCGATCTTGTGGTAGAACACCCATCCCATCTAATTTATAAGTTAGTTTACTGATTTCGGTAGTATCTGGAAGTTTCTTTTCAGTTCCCAACTTATCTTGAGCAGATTCATTTTCTTCTGTTTCAGCAGGAATACTAGTCTGAAAATAAATACTACTGGAGCTATGATTCCAAAAATAGTTGGAGACTCCATCTTTTTCAGACGTTAATGCAAATGCACTCCCACCATCCAGTGGCATGATCATGATTTGCATTTTCTTCTCTTTATTATTATTTCCTAAATAAGAAAGCCATTTCCCGTTTGGTGAGATTTCTAAAGAAGATTGCTTAGTTCCAGCATCTCCCCATTTCCGTCGTTCTTTCGTCGTTCGATCGATGCTATAGATAGCCGATTGATAGCTATTGTCTTCTTTATTTGGTGTAGTTTCTATATAAAATATTTGATTCTTCCATGCAACCGGTTGTCCTAGACTTTTCAGTTCGAACAAGCTGTCCATCGATATTTTTTCTTTTTGCATAATGAACCTCCTTAAAATCCTGTATAGAGTCTATTTTATACTTTAATGTGTATGAATGAAAGCAGCATACATAATAGAGTATGTCACATAGACCTAAAATTAAATGTTTTTCCCTTAATGATTAAATGCTTAAAGGAGCTTTAGAAATAATTGTTTTTACTATGAATATTATCAAAGTCTACATATTAGTAGTAAATAGACCAAGAAGAGTTAATCTAAAAGCTGTCCTTAGTCTATTATTAATAACACCTATCTTGGTAGTTTTACTTATTCAGCTTAGTTAAAAGGACCGATATAAAAATCAATCATCTTATTAACTTTTTCTATTAAGTTACTATCATCATCTAACAAAATATATAATGCTTTCTCTCGAGTTATCTTTTTAGTCTTTTTTAAGTATTTTTTTATTTTATTCATTTTATCAAAATGGACACTTTCTGGAATTATAGAGAGTGCCATAGAAATTACTTTAGCCATTGATTTATCAATATTACTTAATTCTTCGTTTAAGAATTGATTCTGGTACTGATTCATTTCATCAACCGCTTCTTTTAAAATGGTTCCTGTGTGAGGAATTCCTAGTCGCTCATATTGTTCTAGCGGACATTCATTTTTTAACATAAGCTCACGCATAAGAGAAATCATTTTTAATTGAATATCTAAATCATCAAGTTCATTAAGTTGCTTTGGGTCTTCCTTTAAATCAAATAGTAAATTTCCATACCAATAAGGATTAAAGGAGGGATTAGTGGGTATTTTTAGCACTTTGATCCCTTCTGTAAATTCAAAATCGTTCACTAACTCTGTTTCTTTTAGCTCTTCTGGATAAAACTGAGCATTCATGTGGTTGGGCATTAGTGTATATTCATACAAGGGTCGATTATCAGGTTTTTTTGAGGTATGCATATATACATACCTTCCATCTGTCACATTCACATGTCCTCCATGAATTCCAAAAAGACCAGCTTCTCTTATTTTTTTATCTGATTTTACTACTGGGGTTAAGGAAGTTCCATCCATATACATAGGAGGTTCAATATTAAAAAATTCTGCTAAAGTGGGCACAATATCTATGGTTTGAGCTAAAGAATCTCTTCTCTCATTTTTGAATGGATTCCTAGGATCATGAATGAAAAAGGGAATATGTATTAGCTCGTCATAAAAAGGTTGAATATTTTTCCCCATCCATTCTTTTTCACCTAGCATAAATCCATGATCAGTATTCACAATAAGCATTGTATCTTCCCACATATTATATTCATCAAATTTATCTAATACTCTTCCTAATTGTTCATCACACATACTCATTAATGCTGCATATTCTAAACGAACATGTTCCGTTTCTTCTTTTGTATAGGTGTTACGGCCGTAGTCTGGCTAATCTAGTTGCTTTCCTCGATAATCATTAGGGTAAAGTTGTTTGTACTTTCCTAAGCTATAAAAAGGTTCATGTGGATCAAAGGCTTCAATTTGTAAAAACCAATTGTCTTCTTTTGCATTACGATCAATGAAATCAATCCCATTTGAAAAAGTTTGCCATTGAGGCATCTTTTCTTCTTCATTTATAAAAGACCGGTTGACCCAATCATGTCTCCAATTCACTGTATCCACTCTTCGAGAAGCGGTTTCTGGGTATTCAGGATCTTTCACTTGTCCTATCCAATGATCTCCTTGTTGACCTCTAATCATCTCATAACTATTAAAACGATTCAGATAGCTGGCACCGCCATCTTCCCAATAATGGAAATGATCTGTAACGATATGTGTGTATATTCCTGCGTTTTTCAACCGTGCAATAACAGAGTCATCAAATGGTTCTAAAGGGGTCCAACTTCTATGTAAAAAATTGTATCTTCCAGTATGTAATTCTCGACGTGTAGGCATACACGGCATACTACCACCATAAAAGTTATCAAAAGTTACCATGTTTTCTTCGAGTCTTTTAAAATTTGGCATTTTTGTCCATTCACATCCAAAATTGGGTAAAAATTCTCTATTTAAAGAATCAAACATAACCATAACCGCTTTCATTTGAAAACTCTCCTCTTATATTTTATTAGTATAACTGAGCTTCAGTTGATTATTATTAAATATAAAAATATTGTTTATAATGTATATAATATATATTTCAAGTTTACCTTATAAGAAAGAATTTTAAAAGTCAATGAGCGACATGTATATATATAGTTTTATGTAACCAAACCTATAAAAAATATCAGAAATCCATTAGAAATTAATGTTATAGTATTATTGTGTAAGGGTCACTTTGTAATTAAAAATTTAAGAACATATTTATAAGGAGCGCTAGCAAATTATGAAAAAAGAAATCCATGTAGTAGGAGCAGTTATTGAATCAAATAATAAAATTTTATGTGCCCAGAGAGGTCCTGATAAAACGTTAGCTCATTTATGGGAATTTCCCGGAGGTAAAGTTGAGATAGGAGAATCAGAAAAAGAAGCTCTAGAAAGAGAAATCCGTGAAGAACTCCTTTGCAAAATAAAAGTAAATAAAAAAATTACGACTACTCGTTATGAATATGATTTTGGATTTGTAACTCTTACCACCTTTCAATGTAGTCTAATAGAAGGTACTCCCGTATTAACAGAACACGTAGAAGTAAAGTGGTTATCAAGAGAAAAGTTAGAAACATTAGAATGGGCTCCAGCTGATATTCCCACGATTCATATTTTAAAAGGAGAATAATATAAAGAGTGGAAGGACGAGGTGAAGCTTGTTGTATTCGTTGATAAATAATACAAGTCAGAAAAATTTATTAGATGAATTAAAGCAATCGTTAGGAGAATGTAAAAGCTTTTATTTTAATGTAGCATTTATAAGTTTTTCGGGTATTCAACTACTATTAGAAAGTTTTCAAAAAGCAGATCAAGATGGGGTTAAAGGTCGAATCATTACAGGAACGTATTTAAATTTTACCGATCCAAAGGCAGTTCGAAATCTGAAAAAAATCTCTGGTATTGATATCAGAATCTTTCTGGCAACGGAACAGCAAGGATTCCATCCGAAAGCGTATATTTTTGAATATGAAGACTATTATAAAATAATCATTGGTTCCTCGAATTTAACAAACTATGCATTGAAAAGTAATATTGAATGGAATTTACAAGTAATTGCTAAAGAAGATATTGAAGATGAAAATTTTCTTTCATATATCATGGATAGTTTTGAACAAATTTGGGACAATAGTTCCGAAGTGACAGAACATTTACTAAGTGAATATGAAAAATTCTTAGATAATCGTAATCATGATGGAATGGTAAGAGAACCACAGAGTGTTTTTCATTTCCCGTTTGAGCCTCGTTTAAAACCAAATAGTATGCAGATAAAAGCAGTGGGTGGACTATCGTTACTAAGGAATTCAGGAGAAACACGAGCATTGGCAGTAGCAGCAACAGGAACAGGAAAGACGTACCTAGCAGCTTTTGATGTAAAAAAAGTAAAGCCTAAGAAAATGCTTTTTCTCGCCCATCGAGAAATGATATTAGAAAATGCAAAAGAGTCTTTTGGTAAAGTAGTAGATATTCCCTCTAGCAAAATGGGTATTTTAAGTGGAAATCAAAGGAGTTATGAAGCTGATTATCTTTTTGCAACGATTCAATCGATGTCACGTCACTACGAAAAGTTTGAACCAGATGAATTCGAATATATTATTGTCGATGAAGCACACCACGCAACCAGTCCGACTTATCAAAAGGTACTTGATTATTTTAATCCTACTTTTCTTTTAGGGATGACGGCTACACCTGAACGTTCTGATGATGGGAATGTCTTTGATTTATTTAATAATAATTTAGCGATTGATATTCGGCTACGAGAAGCGCTCCAAGAAGGACTGCTTGTACCGTTCCATTATTATGGAATCACTGATCGATCCGGCGTAGATCTTAGTGACTCTAAATTAAAACCTCATGAAATAGCTGAAAAATTAAATGTTACAAGAAGAGTAGACTTTATTATAGAGCAGATGAATTTTTATGATTTTGATGGTAGAAAAAGAAAAGCATTGGGATTTTGCATTACAAAGAAACATGCAGAATTTATGGCTGAAGAATTTACGAAAAGAGGAATTCCTAGCACGTTTTTAACAGGTGAATCATCTGAAAAAGAACGAGAACGACAAATTAAACTGTTAGAGAGTGATACCGATCGTTTAAATGTCATTTTTACAGTAGATATATTTAATGAAGGGATTGACATTCCCACTGTGAATACCGTTTTGATGTTACGTCCGACAGAGTCTCCAATTGTCTTTACTCAACAATTAGGTCGAGGACTGAGAAAAGCAAAAAAGAAAGAATTTTTAACTGTTTTAGATTTTATTGGTAATTATAGTAAATCCTTTTTAATTGCTATTGCCCTAAATGGATCTCGGACCGTAACCAAAAAGACCATTACTCATGATGTAAGAACAGGGTTTCGGAATATCCCAGGACCATCCAATATTCAAATGGATGAAATTGCAAAAGAACAAATCTTACGTCAATTGGAACATGAAAACTTTTATTCTCTGAAATATTTAAAAGAGGACTATCTTTCTTTCAAAAATACGTTAGGAGGAAAAATTCCTTTTCACTTACAGGATTATCTAACTTTAGAAGGAGCTCCTGACCCTGTTCTTTTTTTTAGTAAATCAGTTAGTGCAAATAGATCCAATAATTATTTAGAGTTTCTTGGTCGGATGGAAAAGGATAATGAACGTATAAAAAGCATAGTAGAAAATAAAAAATTTATAGAGGGTTATTCTTTATTATCTGAGTTAGTCCCTTTAAAACGTCCTCATGAGTTCGCTATTTTAGAATTAGCTTTGAAAAGAAAATCCTTTCAATTAACGGATGCTTTAAAGCAAGTTGAACAGTATTGTGAAGGCGATCAAAAAGACGCGATTCTTCACTCTTTAGAAACCTTTCAATTACAATATGCTGATGTAACTGAAAAAGAAAACATTCAATTTATTCGAGAAGAAAATGGTACCTACTATTTTCATCCAACTTATCTTCAGGTACTTGAAGATCATGAATTTAAAACGTTTCTAGAAGACCTATTTCATTATGGATTATTACGGTATCAAATCGAATTTGGTAGAGAAAATTATGGTTATCCATTCTTGAAATTATATGCGGAATATACACAAAGAGAAGTTGGTTTAGTAACTAATTATAGGAATACTCATTCTTCTTTTCGAGGAAGTACCTTAATAGATAAAAAGCCAGGAGAGCACTTCTTTCTTTTTGTAGATTTACATAAAGAGCAAGAAATTGATGAACGAATTAATTATAAAGATAAATTTATTTCACGAAAGCAATTTCAATGGGAAAGTCCGAATGCTACGAAGTCAACAACGCCTAGAGGAAAAGATCTTACTTGTAATAAAGAAAGAGGGAAAGTGATCCATCTCTTTGTAAGAAAATATAAAGAGGTAAATAGAGTTACTCAACGGTATACTTATATTGGAACTGCTGATGCAATTAGTTTTCAAAATGAAAAACCTATTGAAATTCAATATCAATTACATGAAAAGATGCCTCTAATTATGTATGAAGAATTCGAACCAGATAAAATTACTTTTTAAAAAGCTGTTTTATTTAAATAGGAAGGATGAATGCAATGATTCACTACCAACGAATACCAGCTGCTGACAGGGAACAAGCTGCTATATTAAAAGATTATTGTTTTAAAAGGAAGTGGGATAGTTTAGAATCATATACCTTTCACTATTGGTTTAAGAAAAGTATTGCTCTAGGCGCGTATGACGAAGAAAGGCTAGTTAGCCAGTATTTAGTTATTCCTTTTCAAATGAATATATTTGGAACTACATATGAGATGGGTGGAGTAGCTAGTGTTTGTACGTATCCTGAATATCGAGAAAAAGGAATTACCAAACAGTTACTCTTACAATCATTAGAAGAAATGCGAAATAATAAACAGAGTATTTCTATTTTAAGCCCGTTCGCCATTTCTTTTTACCGTCATTTTGGATGGGAGTTATTTTTTGAAAATACTCGCTATCAGATTTCCCCAAATGGATTATCGGTACGAAATAAGGTAGATGGGAATGTTGTTCGTTTTAACTATAAGTCTTCAGATGAGGAACTATTTATGGAGAAAGTTCGTACTTTTCATAAACAAGAAGTAGCGAAACGACATGGAAATCAATACCGGGACAAAATGTGGTGGGAAAGAATAAAAGAACGAAATCCCGAAGCGAATTATGCGGTCAGTTTAGATGAGAAAGAGCAAATAGATGGGTATGTACGTTATGAAATCCAAGAACAAGAATTTCAGATTAATGATCTTTTTGCTGCGAATGATGTTGCTGAGAGAAAAATATGGCAATTTATCCAAGCCCATGGGTCACAAGTTACGACTATTATTGGAGAGTCTCCTGCTACAGACTCTTTTGGATATCTCTTTACGAATCCAGAAATAACTCGAGAAATCTTCTTTGATAAAATGGTGCGAATTGTAGATGTGGAAGCTTTTCTTAAACAATATCCGTTTCAAACGATTAAAGAGCCACTTTATGTAAAAATAGCAGACAAACAAGCAGAATGGAATCAGGCTATTTTTAAAATTGAAGCACAGAATCAAGTTGAAAAAGTAAGTCAAGAAGAAGCGGATCAGCTCCTTGAAATGGAAATAGGACCTTTTTCTGCAATGATGATAGGCTATCATCCATTAAAATGGTATTGTAGAAATGGTAGGGCATGTGCGGAGGAAACAGTGATTTCTAATTGGGAACAAGCTATTCCACGTGTATATCCTACTCACCATGACGGATTTTAAAAAATGATAGATTTAAATAAATAATCTACGTACTTATGAGAAGCTACGTAGTACTTGAAAAGGTTATTTATTTAAGAAGGAGATATAAAAATGGAAGTTCCACTAAATGGATACTACTGGATCATGTCTGTGATGCCTATTATTCTCTTAATGGTATTGATGGGGAAACTCAATTGGGGAGCTGCAAAAGCAGCGCCTGTAACACTTCTTTTCGGCTTAGTAATCAGTGTCGTAACGTTTAAAGCAGATTTTTCAGTTCTTTCTGTGGAGTTATTAAAAGCACTTTGGAGCTCTCTCAGTATTGTCTTAGTAATTTTCACTGCTCTTTTACTATATGAAGTTAGTAAAGAGGCGGCCACTTTCAAGACTCTATATCGATTAGTTCACCAAGTTGCTCCAAATGAACTGATTCGTATTCTTTTAATTGGAGTTTGTTTTGCTAGTTTTCTACAAGGTTTTACAGGATTTGGGGTACCCGTCTTAGTAACTGCACCTTTGCTATTACAAATGGGGTTAGCTCCTTATTGGGCGGTAATCGTTCCCTTATTAGGCCATTCCTGGGGTGGAACGTATGGTACTTTTGCATTAGCATGGAAGACCATGTTAGATCAACTAAATGTTCAAGATGCTTCATTTTCAGCATCAGCAGCAGGCTATGCTGCATTATTTTTAGGATTGTTTTTAGTTGTATCACAGATTTATATTGTCTTTTCTTATGGGAAATGGAAGGCAATCAAAAAAGGAACGCCAGCTTTACTAGTTTTAGCACTTACACTAGGAGGTGGTCAGTTAATACTAGCAGAGCCTTATCCAGAATTGGCTGCTTTCTTACCGAGTGCGTTGTCAATCGTAGCTCTCGTTTTATTATCGAAAACCCCACTATATAATCAAGAATGGGCGATTCAGAATAGTAAAATTAAAAAAGATTCTCAAATGGGGGGGCTTCTGCAAGAAGAAAGAAAAAAAGAGAAGGAAAAGAAAAGTCATATTTTCCAAGCTTTTTTACCATATATCCTGGTTATTCTTTTTTCTCTGCCAGTAATTATGTTTCCACCATTAAATGATTGGATGAGTCCATTCACTTTTGGACCTGGATTTAAAGAAACGAAAACAGCTTTGGGTTTTACTAATCCATCTATTTCCCAGTATTCCCCTCTAAGTATCTTCAAACATGCTAGTTTTTTTCTGTTCTTATCTTCGTTCCTTTCCTTTTTGTATTATAAAAGGACTGATGCTTTTATAGGGAAGAAATACTTTACTAGAAAAATGAGTCGAGCGGCTCAGAAAAGTTTATTTCCAGCAACGGCTATTATGTCACTGATAGGGATTGCTCGAGTAATGACTGGAACAGGTCAAACGATTATCTTAGCAGAAGGTATGGCTAATGTACTGAAAGGTTCTTATGTTTACATCGCGCCGTTAGTAGGGATGATTGGATCGTTCCTTACAGGTGGGAATATGTCATCGAATATTCTATTTGGAAACTTTCAATATTACACAGCTGAAATTATTGGCTTGAATCCAGCTTCAGTAATGGGAGCACAGACAGCTGCTGGGGCGTTAGGAATGCTGATCGCTCCTAGTGTGATCGTAGTAGCAACAGCAACGATAGGATTATCAGGTAAAGAAGGAAAAATCATCATGAAGCTAGTACCTTTTGTACTCATCATGGCACTTATGATGGGTGTTTTACTTGCGTTTCTGAATTAAAAAGTTTATCTAATTTTTCTATATACTAATAAAACGAGAGGGCACAATTTGGCTCCCTCGTTTTTATCATTTATTGTTGATCGTTTCTTATCCATTTTGCACATTTTTCAGAGTGATTTGTACAAAGAAACAAAACCATTTTTATATGAAAAGTTATAACAGGAATTAACTTATAAATAAATTTGGTTTTATCCATATGGGATAAATAAAATAAGAAAGTTTAGAAAAACCACCAATTGTAACCGCATACAATAGCCCGTACAATAGAGATAAGAGTTACAAAGGAGGTCTTTTTACTCATTTTACAGTAAAAATAGTTTTTTTCATAAGTCCTGTTGCTATCGTTTCCTAATTTTATTTAAGAAAGAAGGGGTTATCTATGAAGAAAGTTACTTCAATACTTGCTGGATTAATGGCAATCGCATTTATCATTCCAAACGTGGCATTTGCTTCAGCTCAAGATATTACGACCATCCCTGCACCCGAAGGACTTATGGGAATTGTTAGTGTGCTTCCAATCGTTATTATCCTTGTATTATTGTTTATGAAGGTAGATATGTTGTTTGCTGGTTTGGTTGGTGGAGTTTTAGCAATGATTATTGGTGGGATCAGTCTAGGAAGAGCAAATGAATTATTGCTTTCATCTATTCCTGCTATGCTTACTATTACCGTTCCGATCATTAACTCTGCGATTGCTACTGCCGTATTTAAATCAGGTGGATATGCTTCAGCCTTAGCGTTAGTTCGACGAGGAATTAAAGGTAAAGTAGAGTACTTTGCTGCTTTTATTGTATTATTAATGTCTGCAGCTACGTATATGTCTGGAATCGGTGGAGGAACGGCCATGGTATTAGCGCCATTAGCTTTTGCCGCGGTAGGTGCTGTTCCTGAATTAATTGCTGCAATGTGTTTAGCAGCAGCAGTTTCCTTTACAACTTCTCCAGCATCACTAGAATCTAGTAT
The Jeotgalibaca sp. MA1X17-3 genome window above contains:
- a CDS encoding (deoxy)nucleoside triphosphate pyrophosphohydrolase, which translates into the protein MKKEIHVVGAVIESNNKILCAQRGPDKTLAHLWEFPGGKVEIGESEKEALEREIREELLCKIKVNKKITTTRYEYDFGFVTLTTFQCSLIEGTPVLTEHVEVKWLSREKLETLEWAPADIPTIHILKGE
- the eis gene encoding enhanced intracellular survival protein Eis, which encodes MNAMIHYQRIPAADREQAAILKDYCFKRKWDSLESYTFHYWFKKSIALGAYDEERLVSQYLVIPFQMNIFGTTYEMGGVASVCTYPEYREKGITKQLLLQSLEEMRNNKQSISILSPFAISFYRHFGWELFFENTRYQISPNGLSVRNKVDGNVVRFNYKSSDEELFMEKVRTFHKQEVAKRHGNQYRDKMWWERIKERNPEANYAVSLDEKEQIDGYVRYEIQEQEFQINDLFAANDVAERKIWQFIQAHGSQVTTIIGESPATDSFGYLFTNPEITREIFFDKMVRIVDVEAFLKQYPFQTIKEPLYVKIADKQAEWNQAIFKIEAQNQVEKVSQEEADQLLEMEIGPFSAMMIGYHPLKWYCRNGRACAEETVISNWEQAIPRVYPTHHDGF
- a CDS encoding DUF3427 domain-containing protein; this translates as MYSLINNTSQKNLLDELKQSLGECKSFYFNVAFISFSGIQLLLESFQKADQDGVKGRIITGTYLNFTDPKAVRNLKKISGIDIRIFLATEQQGFHPKAYIFEYEDYYKIIIGSSNLTNYALKSNIEWNLQVIAKEDIEDENFLSYIMDSFEQIWDNSSEVTEHLLSEYEKFLDNRNHDGMVREPQSVFHFPFEPRLKPNSMQIKAVGGLSLLRNSGETRALAVAATGTGKTYLAAFDVKKVKPKKMLFLAHREMILENAKESFGKVVDIPSSKMGILSGNQRSYEADYLFATIQSMSRHYEKFEPDEFEYIIVDEAHHATSPTYQKVLDYFNPTFLLGMTATPERSDDGNVFDLFNNNLAIDIRLREALQEGLLVPFHYYGITDRSGVDLSDSKLKPHEIAEKLNVTRRVDFIIEQMNFYDFDGRKRKALGFCITKKHAEFMAEEFTKRGIPSTFLTGESSEKERERQIKLLESDTDRLNVIFTVDIFNEGIDIPTVNTVLMLRPTESPIVFTQQLGRGLRKAKKKEFLTVLDFIGNYSKSFLIAIALNGSRTVTKKTITHDVRTGFRNIPGPSNIQMDEIAKEQILRQLEHENFYSLKYLKEDYLSFKNTLGGKIPFHLQDYLTLEGAPDPVLFFSKSVSANRSNNYLEFLGRMEKDNERIKSIVENKKFIEGYSLLSELVPLKRPHEFAILELALKRKSFQLTDALKQVEQYCEGDQKDAILHSLETFQLQYADVTEKENIQFIREENGTYYFHPTYLQVLEDHEFKTFLEDLFHYGLLRYQIEFGRENYGYPFLKLYAEYTQREVGLVTNYRNTHSSFRGSTLIDKKPGEHFFLFVDLHKEQEIDERINYKDKFISRKQFQWESPNATKSTTPRGKDLTCNKERGKVIHLFVRKYKEVNRVTQRYTYIGTADAISFQNEKPIEIQYQLHEKMPLIMYEEFEPDKITF
- a CDS encoding L-lactate permease, whose translation is MEVPLNGYYWIMSVMPIILLMVLMGKLNWGAAKAAPVTLLFGLVISVVTFKADFSVLSVELLKALWSSLSIVLVIFTALLLYEVSKEAATFKTLYRLVHQVAPNELIRILLIGVCFASFLQGFTGFGVPVLVTAPLLLQMGLAPYWAVIVPLLGHSWGGTYGTFALAWKTMLDQLNVQDASFSASAAGYAALFLGLFLVVSQIYIVFSYGKWKAIKKGTPALLVLALTLGGGQLILAEPYPELAAFLPSALSIVALVLLSKTPLYNQEWAIQNSKIKKDSQMGGLLQEERKKEKEKKSHIFQAFLPYILVILFSLPVIMFPPLNDWMSPFTFGPGFKETKTALGFTNPSISQYSPLSIFKHASFFLFLSSFLSFLYYKRTDAFIGKKYFTRKMSRAAQKSLFPATAIMSLIGIARVMTGTGQTIILAEGMANVLKGSYVYIAPLVGMIGSFLTGGNMSSNILFGNFQYYTAEIIGLNPASVMGAQTAAGALGMLIAPSVIVVATATIGLSGKEGKIIMKLVPFVLIMALMMGVLLAFLN
- a CDS encoding S9 family peptidase, giving the protein MQKEKISMDSLFELKSLGQPVAWKNQIFYIETTPNKEDNSYQSAIYSIDRTTKERRKWGDAGTKQSSLEISPNGKWLSYLGNNNKEKKMQIMIMPLDGGSAFALTSEKDGVSNYFWNHSSSSIYFQTSIPAETEENESAQDKLGTEKKLPDTTEISKLTYKLDGMGVLPQDRLHQIKKVNIASKEVNLVLEEDRSLHLNYVAKDESYLLIQDELDADDEWNYGGTVFYYDLASKEKHSLTDSVPKGSFSYASMSENENYLLLVGNDFKYAFVTLNKVYGYDMHTHTLTCLTEDLDVEVSDTIVADFQQGVSGVDISWLNEKEFLFPATVEGKIHLYKGNLEGKTTVLFNERMHITDGFLLKESEELVVTYSSPTISSELGILNLKTEEIETVYIPNKSFFKNHTTVKPEMFWCKGADQWDIQGWYVPPVEKKENHPAILYIHGGPQVCYGESFFHEMQALAAEGYGVILLNPRGGNSYGQDFVSAILGDYGNKDYEDLMLATTYVLNDHPEIDQNQLYVMGGSYGGFMTNWIVGHTNRFRAAISQRSISNWISFYGTSDVGAFFVEFQLQRDLSDMEGLWKMSPLAYAKDVETPILMMHSDQDLRCPMEQAEQFYVAMKKHGVESKLITFPQSSHGLSRNGLPNLRMKRFAAILEWLANH